A section of the Engystomops pustulosus chromosome 3, aEngPut4.maternal, whole genome shotgun sequence genome encodes:
- the TNK2 gene encoding activated CDC42 kinase 1 isoform X1: MSAAGGHSPLCLHLFHCSNSHPSYFAFLFHLWIMNIVNMKRFQAWKHSLPFLSHFNFYKRLGSSMQADEGSEWLLELLSEVQLQQYFLRIRDDLNITRLSHFDYVKNEDLEKIGMGRPGQRRLWEAVKRRKAMCKRKSWMSKVFSGKRPDSEFAPLPQSTFRKPPSPPPPEGQQALTCLISEKDISLFEKLGDGSFGVVRRGEWNTPTGKLFNVAVKCLKTDVLNQPDALDDFIREVNAMHSLDHVNLIRLYGVVLTHPMKMVTELAPLGSLLDRLRKNLGHFLISTLCHYAIQIANGMAYLESKRFIHRDLAARNILLSSNDLVKIGDFGLMRALPKNDDHYVMQEHRKVPFAWCAPESLKTRTFSHASDTWMFGVTLWEMFTYGQEPWIGLNGSQILHKIDKEGERLSRPEDSPQDIYNVMLQCWAHKPEDRPTFVALRDFLIEAQPTDMRALQDFQEPDKLHIEMNDVITVIEGRAENYWWRGQNKRTLKVGQFPRNTVTSVAGLSAHDISRPLKNSFIHTGHGDSVPAHCWGFPDRIDELYLGNPMDPPDILGLDQGSAKPTQLPGRAKREPPPRPPQPAALVKSKCHPTFFSAPCSCLLCTLVHSLSQEPTYNPVNGEDDPLSSGIKKLSLKKTSTKGLKLVKPSARVAGTKVSDRHLLGIKSCSFSSGDVALIDFGEDTSPISPDFVSPLAEKTAPSLAKLAMDAFSLLDKTPPQSPQRSLPRPLHPTPVVDWDTKPLPAPPAYDEVAQDEDDYEVYTINSPDVLASREKVTMNLLQKAREKGETNYGYVQENEKGQVKIRVEDNLFLPPKDTKQPNSSQTSELFEELQQECMKKLNVPLSSSLASTPSPSSSVANISVTLSEDKPRIPPRVPIPPRPVKRSEHERWSGELSPAFGAPLLPPRDPLSQPTSRTPSPMAFHVGSPQQRSNLCSPMCVGLSTSPGKPMPTTQSFASDPKYATPKVIQAQGKDHCKGPCILPIVKDGKKVSNTHYYLLPERPSYLDKYEKFFKEARSPEETSASKNITTATVRPMMQQIDGKANFSSNNSNCSSKNTVKTSCSLQKIVYDGPDNFRPTDKIRLVQDMVHGVTTEECQTALQNHGWNVQKAIQYLKVEQLFCLGLKTRVECHKVLETFDWNLETASSHLLESYNSSQQKR, from the exons atgTCAGCCGCTGGTGGACACTCACCTCTGTGTTTGCATCTGTTCCACTGCAGCAACTCCCATCCTTCATACTTTGCTTTCCTTTTCCATTTGTGGATTATGAATATTGTAAATATGAAACGTTTTCAAGCGTGGAAGCACTCCCTCCCTTTTCTGTCACATTTCAATTTTTATAAA AGGTTGGGCAGTAGCATGCAGGCAGATGAGGGCTCAGAATGGCTTCTGGAGCTCTTGAGTGAGGTGCAGCTGCAGCAGTATTTCCTGCGCATACGTGATGATCTGAACATCACGCGTCTTTCCCACTTTGATTACGTCAAGAATGAAGATCTGGAAAAAATCGGCATGGGCCGGCCCG GCCAGAGGCGTCTCTGGGAGGCAGTAAAGAGAAGGAAAGCAATGTGCAAACGGAAGTCCTGGATGAGCAAG GTTTTTAGTGGAAAGCGCCCAGATTCAGAATTTGCTCCTCTACCCCAGAGTACTTTTCGTAAACCTCCCAGCCCACCGCCTCCGGAAGGTCAGCAGGCCCTGACTTGTCTCATCAGCGAAAAGGACATTTCTTTGTTTGAGAAACTTGGGGATGGCTCTTTCGGTGTGGTTAGAAGAGGCGAGTGGAACACACctactggaaagctg TTTAATGTCGCTGTGAAGTGCTTGAAGACAGATGTGCTTAATCAGCCCGATGCCTTGGATGATTTTATTAGAGAGGTCAATGCTATGCATTCTCTTGACCATGTCAATCTCATAAGGCTTTATGGAGTGGTCCTTACACATCCTATGAAGATG GTTACAGAACTTGCTCCATTGGGCTCTCTTCTGGACCGTTTGCGTAAGAATTTGGGTCACTTTCTTATTTCCACACTCTGTCACTATGCTATACAGATTGCTAATGGCATGGCCTACCTGGAATCCAAGCGTTTTATCCATCGGGATCTTGCAGCCAGAAATATTTTACTTTCTTCAAATGACCTGGTCAAGATTGGTGATTTCGGTCTTATGAGAGCGCTGCCGAAAAATGACGATCACTATGTCATGCAGGAGCATCGCAAAGTACCCTTTGCTTG GTGTGCTCCAGAGAGCCTAAAGACTCGGACATTTTCCCATGCAAGTGACACTTGGATGTTTGGGGTGACTCTCTGGGAGATGTTTACTTATGGGCAGGAACCTTGGATTGGCCTAAATGGCAGTCAG ATCCTGCATAAGATTGATAAAGAGGGTGAGCGGCTATCACGACCAGAAGACAGCCCACAAGACATTTATAATGTCATGTTGCAATGTTGGGCTCACAAACCTGAAGACAGGCCAACTTTTGTAGCACTGAGAGACTTTCTTATAGAG GCACAGCCGACAGATATGAGAGCTCTGCAAGATTTCCAAGAGCCAGACAAGTTGCACATTGAGATGAATGATGTCATTACTGTCATCGAGGGCAG GGCTGAGAATTACTGGTGGAGAGGGCAGAACAAACGGACATTGAAAGTTGGCCAGTTTCCACGGAATACAGTGACATCTGTAGCTGGACTGTCTGCTCATGATATAAGCCGACCTCTAAAGAACAGCTTCATCCACACGGGTCATGGAGACTCTGTGCCTGCTCATTGCTGGGGCTTCCCTGACCGGATTGATGA GCTGTACTTGGGAAATCCCATGGACCCACCTGATATTTTGGGACTAGACCAAGGATCTGCTAAACCAACCCAACTTCCTGGGAGGGCAAAGA GGGAGCCTCCGCCTCGCCCTCCTCAACCTGCTGCCCTGGTTAAGAGTAAGTGTCATCCCACCTTCTTCAGTGCACCTTGCTCCTGCCTACTTTGTACTCTTGTGCACTCTCTCTCTCAAG AGCCAACCTATAATCCTGTGAACGGCGAGGACGACCCTCTGTCATCTGGAATTAAGAAGCTATCCCTCAAAAAGACCAGTACTAAAGGACTTAAATTGGTCAAACCTTCTGCAAGGGTGGCTGGCACCAAAGTGTCTGACCGTCATCTTCTCGGAATTAAAAGTTGCAGCTTTTCCTCTGGAGATGTGGCATTGATAGATTTTGGAGAAGATACTAGTCCTATAAGCCCAGACTTTGTCTCTCCCTTAGCTGAAAAGACTGCTCCTTCTTTAGCTAAATTAGCTATGGATGCCTTCTCATTGCTTGATAAAACTCCTCCCCAGAGTCCCCAGCGCTCGCTCCCCCGTCCTCTTCACCCAACACCTGTAGTTGATTGGGATACAAAACCCctaccagctcctcctgcttatgATGAGGTGGCACAAGATGAAGATGATTATGAAGTATATACCATTAATAGTCCTGATGTTCTGGCAAGCAGAGAAAAGGTCACAATGAACCTTCTTCAGAAGGCTAGAGAAAAAGGAGAAACCAATTATGGATATGTACAAGAAAATGAGAAAGGCCAAGTTAAGATCAGAGTAGAGGACAATCTGTTCCTGCCGCCAAAGGACACAAAACAGCCCAATTCTTCTCAAACCTCTGAACTTTTCGAGGAGCTCCAACAAGAATGCATGAAGAAGCTAAATGttcccctttcctcctcacttgCATCAACTCCTAGCCCGAGCTCATCTGTTGCAAATATTAGTGTGACTCTGTCAGAGGACAAACCTCGTATACCACCCCGCGTTCCCATCCCCCCAAGACCAGTTAAACGCAGTGAACATGAACGTTGGTCTGGAGAGCTGTCTCCAGCttttggggcacctttacttCCACCACGAGACCCATTGTCTCAGCCCACATCTAGGACTCCTAGCCCTATGGCTTTTCATGTGGGCTCACCACAGCAGAGATCCAACCTCTGTTCTCCTATGTGTGTTGGGCTTTCAACCTCTCCGGGAAAACCTATGCCCACCACCCAAAGCTTTGCATCAGACCCTAAGTATGCAACCCCCAAGGTTATACAAGCACAGGGTAAAGATCATTGTAAAGGTCCTTGCATCTTGCCTATTGTAAAAGATGGTAAGAAGGTTAGCAATACTCATTACTACCTTCTACCTGAGAGACCATCATACTTGGACAAATATGAGAAGTTTTTCAAAGAAGCTCGAAGTCCAGAAGAGACTTCAGCAAGCAAAAATATTACTACAGCTACTGTTAGGCCGATGATGCAGCAGATTGATGGTAAAGCAAACTTTTCATCTAATAACAGCAACTGTTCATCCAAGAATACTGTGAAGACATCTTGTAGTTTGCAAAAAATTGTTTACGATGGCCCAGATAATTTCAGGCCCACAGATAAAATCCGTCTG GTTCAGGACATGGTTCATGGAGTGACCACAGAAGAATGCCAGACAGCTCTGCAGAACCATGGCTGGAATGTACAGAAAGCGATCCAGTATCTAAAG